The genomic region AGAAAAGAAGTAGAAAACTTCAAAGTAGAAGGAGATCTTCGTAGAGAGGTTGCATTAAACATCAAACGTTTAATGGAAATCGGAAGCTACAGAGGAATCCGTCATCGTAGAGGATTACCTGTACGTGGACAAAAAACAAAAACAAATGCTCGTACTCGTAAAGGTAAAGCTAAACCAATCGCTGGTAAGAAAAAATAGAATAGGAGGTTGAAATAATGGCAAAAGTTAAACAAACACGTGGTAAAAAACGTGCTAAAAAGAATATAGCAAAAGGTATGGCACATATCCATTCAACTTTCAATAATACTATTGTAACTATTACTGATGAACATGGAAATGTATTGACTTGGTCAAGCGCTGGAGCTCTTGGATTTAAAGGTTCAAGAAAATCTACTCCATTTGCTGCTCAAATGGCTTCTGAAGCTGCTGCAAAAGCATCTATGGAGCATGGTGTAAAATCTGTTGAAGTAAACGTTAAAGGTCCTGGACCTGGACGTGAAGCTGCGGTACGTGCTTTACAAGCTGCAGGTTTAGAAGTAACTGCAATTAATGATGTTACTCCAATTCCACATAACGGGTGTCGTCCACCAAAACGTCCTCGTGGATAAAAAAATTGTATTAAATTTCGTTAAAAATCTAATTCCTAGTGAGGAGGGAAATAATGCAAAAGTTTGAAAAAGCAAATTTTAATATCGCTACTTATGATGAATCAAACAATTATGGTAAGTTTGTAATAGAACCTTTAGAGAGAGGTTTTGGTACTACTTTAGGTAACTCACTTAGAAGAGTATTATTATCTTCTTTACCAGGCAGCGCAGTATACGCGATTAAAATTCAAGGAGCAATTCATGAATTTTCTTCAGTAGAAGGTGTTGTCGAGGACGTGACTTCTATTATTTTAAATCTTAAGAAATTAGTGTTCGATGTAGATGGTGAAAGCTCAGCTACAATGATTATCGACTGTAAAGGACCTTGTGTTGTTACAGGAAAAGATATTCAATGTCCATCTGAAGTTACTATGATTTCTAATGATTTGGTAATAGCTCACGTTGCAGAAGGTGCTCACTTATACATGGAATTATTCGCTAAGAAAGATCGTGGATATATTAGTGCCGATCAAAACAAGAAAGATATTAACACAATTGGAATGATTCCTACGGATTCAATTTATTCTCCAATTGAAAAAGTATCTTACTTTGTAGAACCAACTCGTGTTGGTGAAAGTGCTAAATATGATCAATTAACTCTAGAAATAGAAACAAACGGATCATTAAAACCATTTGAAGCGATTTCATTAGCTGCTAAAATTTTAGTAGAACATTTAAATATGTTTGTTGAATTAACAGATATTGCGATGAACATGGAAGTTATGTCAGAAGTTCAAAATGACACTACAAACAAAGTACTAGATATGACAATTGAAGAATTAGATTTCTCAGTGCGTTCATATAACTGTTTAAAAAGAGCAGGTATCCAAACTGTTCAAGATCTTGCCTCTAAATCTGAAGATGATATGATCAAAGTTAGAAACTTAGGTAAGAAATCACTAAAAGAAGTAAAAGATAAACTAATTGAATTAGGATTAGGGTTTAAACCTATCGATTAATTCTAAATAAAGGAAGGAGCACTAATCTCATGGCTAACAATAGAAAATTAGGACGTACATCTGATATTAGAAAATCAATGTTACGTAGCCTTGCAACAGAAGTTATCATGAACGGTAAATTAGAAACAACTGAAACTAGAGCGAAAGAAGTTCGTTCAGTAGTAGAAGAGCTAATTACTTTAGGTAAACGTGGTGATTTACATGCAAGAAGACAAGCTGCTGCTGTGTTACACAAAGCAGTAGATCCAACAACAGGTAAAACTGCAGTTCAAGTTTTATTTGATGACGTTGCACCAAAATACAAAGAAGTTAATGGTGGATACACTCGTATCTTAAAAACTTATAACCGTAAAGGTGACAATGCCCCAATGGCAATTATCGCTTTAGTATAGGATAAGTGAAAACCTCGCAGTATTACTGTGGGGTTTTTTATTACAGAATAAGACATATTTCCAGGGAAATATGTCTTATTCTGTAATAAATTATCATTTGACATACACTACAATTAATAATAGAATATAATGAGCATTGGAGGAGATACTATGTCAAACATTATTGAAATTAAAGATTTATGTTTTGAGTATTCAAAAGGACACAAAACATTAGATAATATATCATTCAACGTAAAAAAAGGTGATTATGTAGCGATACTAGGTCATAACGGTAGTGGGAAAAGTACAATTGCTAAACTATTAATTGGCTTATTAGAAGCAAATAGTGGACAAATTATTGTTGATAACTTACCTTTAAACTTAGATAACTTATATCAAATTCGTGATCGCATTGGAATCGTTTTCCAAAATCCAGATAATCAATTTATTGGTGCCACTGTCCAAGATGATATTGCCTTTGGATTAGAGAATACTTGTGTACCAACAGAAGATATGCAACCTATCATTAATGAATTTGCATCCAAAGTAGGTATGCAAGACTTTCTTTTACATGAACCTACCAAACTATCAGGTGGTCAAAAACAACGTGTCGCAATTGCTGGTGTATTAGCAATGAACCCTAAAATTATTATTTTAGATGAAGCAACTAGTATGTTAGATCCAATCGGAAAAAGAGAAATTAATACATTAGTTAATAAACTAAACAAACAAGAAGAAACAACGATTATTTCTATTACACATGATATTGAAGAAGCCAAAAATGCATCTCATGTTATATTATTACATGATGGACATATCATTGATTGTGGAAATCCAAAAGATATTTTAACAAATCAAGAAAGAATGCAACAATTAGCATTAGATATACCTTTTGCCCTAAAAATTAGTAGAGGACTAAAAGATGTTTTAGAAAACAAAGAAATACAAGATATTGATCAATTAGCGGAGGAACTATGCCAATTATATTTGAACAAGTAGAACACACTTATAACCGTAATAGCATTAGTGCTTACCATGCTTTAAAAGGTGTAAACCTAGAAATAAAGCCAGGTTCTTTTAGTGCGATTATTGGTCAAACAGGAAGTGGGAAATCAACACTAATTCAACATATTAATGCTTTACTATTACCTCATGAAGGTAAAGTAAAAGTATTAGAATATACAATTACAAAAGATGAAAAACCAAGTGTCTTAAAACCATTACGTCAAAAAGCAGGATTAGTATTTCAATTTCCTGAATATCAATTATTTGAAGAAACGATTGAAAAAGATATTATCTTTGGACCCATGAATTTTGGTGTATCAAAAGAAGAAGCTATAGCACTAGCAAAAGAAGTAATAGAACTAGTAGGTTTAGATCAAAGCTATTTACAACGTTCTCCTTTTGAACTATCAGGAGGACAAAAACGAAGAGTAGCAATTGCTGGTATTCTAGCAATGAATCCAGACATTCTAGTCCTAGATGAACCTACTGCAGGATTAGATCCACAAGGAACAAAAGAAATGATGGATTTATTTCAAAAGATTCACCAAAGTGGCAAAACAGTAGTACTAGTAACACATGATATGAATCATGTACTAACCTATTGTGATTATGTTATTGTAATGAATCAAGGAAAAGTAGAAAAACATGATACAGTTACAAAAGTATTTGAAAACCAAGAATATTTAGAATCTTTAGGAATTGATTTACCGATGATAACAAATTTAATTATTAAACTAAATAAAGCAGGAATGAATATTGATACATCTATCAATAACGAAGAACAATTAATCAATGCTTTGAGAGGTGCACTACATGGATAATATAACATTTGGTAAATACCTTCCAGGTAATTCTTTTATTCATCGACTAGATCCTAGATTAAAACTAATCGTTCTAATGCTCTATTTAGTTACTATATTTTTTAATATTGGTTATATTGGTTATGCTTTTTTAGCACTATTTTCAGCTATAGTAATAGGAATATCCAAAATACCATTAAAATTTATCCTAAAAGCAATGAAACCAATGTTATTTATGATGGTTTTCCTTTTATTCTTTAATGTCTTATTATTAAAAACAGGAGATTTAGTTATTACAATACTAGGTATTGGAATTTATACAGGAGCTTTAATTCAAACATCTTATATCGTAATGCGTATTGTTTTAATATTATCCCTCACAACCATACTTACAACTACAACAAAGCCTCTAGAACTAACACTAGCAATAGAAAGCTTATTTAATCCACTAAAGAGATTTGGTTTTCCTAGCCATGAACTAGCAATGATGATATCAATCGCTTTACGCTTTATACCTGATTTATTAGAAGAGACCCAACGTATTATGAAAGCACAAGCTAGTAGAGGTGTTGACTTTCAAGAAGGAACACTTAGTGAAAAAATACGTTCTATTGTTTCCTTAATCATACCATTATTTTTATCTGCTTTTCAAAGAGCAGAAGACTTAGCGAATGCAATGGAAAGTAGAAACTATAATCCGGAAGCAACACGTACTAGATACAAACAACTAACATGGTTAACGAGAGATTCAGTTTTATTATTTTTAAGTACTAGCTACTTTTTATTCTTAATTATTTGGAGGGCCTTTTAAATATGAAAAGAGTCAAATGTATCGTTAGCTATGATGGAAGTAAATTTCATGGGTTTCAAGTACAAGACAAGTATCGTACAATTCAAGGAGAAATTCATAAAGCACTAAAAAATATTTGCCAAGAAGAAATCATTATACATGGTTCTGGTAGAACAGATGCAAAAGTTCATGGAACAAAACAAGTATTTCACTTTGATACAAACAAAGACTTTCCAGAAGAACAATGGAAAAAAGCAATCAATCATTTTCTACCAAACGATATCTATATTATCGATAGCATCTATATTAACGAAGAATTTCATTCTCGTTATAGTGCTATCAAAAAAGAATATCACTATAAATTATCAATGAATGAATATTCTCCTATTGATACAAACTATATTTATCAATACAATCGTAGCTTAGATATTGATAAAATGAAAGAAGCAGCAAGCATCTTTATTGGGACACATAACTTTGCATCCTATTGTAGTTATGATCAGTATGGTAACACCATTCGAACACTATATTCTTTAGAAATAGAAGAAGTAGAAGGAATAGTAACATTCAAACTAATTGGTAATGGTTTTAGACGTTATATGGTACGTCATATCGTTGGTGGCATTATTCAAGTGGGTGCCAATCGAAAAACAATCGATGATCTTTCTAGAATGTTAGAAAGTGCAGGAAAGGAAAAATGTTTACATAAAGCAAAACCACAAGGCTTATATTTACATGAGGTAACTTATGAAGAGAAATAACTTTCATACCCACGTATTCCGTTGCGGACATGCGGTTGGAGATGAAGAGAGAATGGTACAAGCAGCTATTGAAAATGGCTTAGTCGAATTAGGATTTAGCTGTCATATTCCAATGCCAAGATATCGTAGGCACCTTTTAAAAGGAACAATAGAAGAAAGAAGCATTAACAATATTCCTTCCTTTATTCGTAAATTAATATTAGGTGGACCAAATATGCGTATGCCCTATTCCCAACGTCACATTCACTTAAAAGAAGTTCAAAGAGTAAAAGAAAAATACAAAGATGAAATACAAATATTCCAAGGCTTTGAAGCAGAATATTTTGAAGACTATCAAGACTATTATCAAGAACTATTAGATAGCAATACTGTTGAATACTTGATTTTAGGACATCACTTTGATCGTTCTTCCATTAATGAAAGATACTATGGTAGAGCTATCTTAGAAGATAAAGATGTATTAAAATACGCATCACAAGTAGTTCAAGCATTAGAAACAAACTTATATTCTTATGTTTGTCATCCAGACTTATTTATGATAGGAAAACGAACTTGGTCTCCAGCATGTCAGGAGGCTACGACACAAATCTGTAAAAAAGCCAAAGAACTATCCATCCCATTAGAATTAAATTCAGGAGGGATTCGTAGAGGCTTACGAGAAATAGAGGGAGTCGTTAATTATCCTTATCCTTATGATGAATTTTGGAAAATAGCTAGTGAAATAGGGAATGATGTAGTATTAGGAATTGATGCTCATTTTCCTAATAATTTTAAAGAAGAAAATTATCAAAATTTAGAATTGTTTGCAAAAAGATTCTCACTACATGTTATTGAAAATTTTACTTTTAGAAAAGGAAAATCTAACAAATAAGTTAGATTTTTTTCATTTTAAAGGATATCTATTTTAAAAAGAGATAGAAGGTGGTAAAATGGAAAAAAGGAAGTGATAAAATGGTTAAAACAAAAATAAAAGATTACTTAACAAAAAATAAAAGTTCTTACATAGGACACTATCGATTACACGGTAGTGTAAAAACAAATGCTTTTGAATATAAATTTAGATACTATACAAGAGATCAACAATTTCGTGAAATATCAGTTTATCTAACCATTGATTGCTCAAACGATGAAATCAATCATACATTCTCCGTCCGTTTAAATAACGAAGAAGAAAAGTATATATTAAAAGACGCCTTAGAAACAATTTGTTTATTTGAAGATCATAAAACTATTTTACATTCTCATATTTTAGAAGTATATATACGTTCAAAAAGTGAATTACAATTCTTAGAACCGCAAGATTACCGAAATATTTTAGATTATCTAGAGTATCATAAAGGAGTCAATGAAGAAGTAATTGAAGAATTTTATGGTTTCTTTATGCCTTACATCCGTTATTTATTAAAAATAGGAAGCTATCACAAACTATTTGGTTCAATGGAATTATTATTAGATCGTATTGTTTACGAATATGAATGGGATGGTGCATCCTCAAAATTCTTAGATCGCCAATATCAACTTCATATGCCATATATTTATCAAATACTAAAGTCACTTATTGAAAAACTAGATGATTTAAAGAAATCAAATAGTGAAGAGTTAGTGGAATTATTTCAACATATTTTCAGCTGTGAAAGATTCTCACTACTGTTAGTAACTAACTATCAATTACCAGAAGACTTGGATAAAAGATTTTTAGAATTCTTTGGACAAGCACTAGAATCATTACAAAATCAAAAATCTTTAGCAGTTCGTTATGTTTTATCAATGTATCAAGAAGAAGATAACCAAGAAGTAGCATTTGATATATTACGATTTGTTATGGAAGATATCTTAGTCTTTGCGAATCATCAAGTAGAAAGAAGTATTGGAGATAGGATTATTGAAGAAAAAGGATATAACTTTATTATTCGTCTCTTTACAAGAGACTATAATACCTTTGTATTTGTATGTTTCCCAATTTCTTCCTTCCCTGAAAAATATCACACCATTATTCGTTTAGAATTAGAAACAGCTATCCGTTATTATGCTGCCAGAATGGATCATGATCGTTATCGTCTTAGTTCCTTTGAACAAGTAGCAAACATTAATCGATTATTACTAGAAAACTATAAGGAGTATTATAAAAATGGAAAAGAATAAAAAAATAATTGCCGGTATTACAACAGCATCATTACTAGCAGTAGGTGGAACTTATGCATATAGTACATTTGTAGACCAAGCAACAAAGAAAATACTATATCGTCATCATCGAGATGACGATACAAATCAACGTCTAGAAATAGATTTTGGTGCGAAAACATTCTATATTAAAAACAATATGTCTATTCGTTTACGTGGATTATTGATTGAAGAAAAAGAAGCAACGAAAACATTATTAGTATTACATCCTTTTGGCTTAGATGCAAAAAGTATGGCAATGTATGTCCCATTCTTTAAAAACAAATTACCAGGATGTAATATCTTAATGGTAGATAGCCGTGCGCATGGACAAAGTGATGGTTACATTCGTGGCTTAGGTGTCAATGATGTAGATGATTTAGTAGTTTGGAATGAATATATCCTAAATACCTTTGGAAAAGATCATCAAATCATTTTATACGGAAAAGAAGTAGGAGCTGCAACTATTTTACTTGCTTCTTCTAGACAACTATTAAAGAATGTAGTAGCGATTATTAGTGATGGATGCTTTACAAGTGGCTATGATTTAATTTCATATCGTATCGAAAAAGACTATAAAATGCCTGCATTCCCATGTACTCGTCTAATCCGTCGTAAAATTCAAAGACAAGCAAAAATAAATATCAAAGAAAATATCCCAGAATATGTAAAACATAACGACATACCAACCATTTATTTCCATTCTTTCCATGATGAATTTGTACCTTTAGAATATGTTTATCCACTATATAACGCAAATCGAGGAGAAAAAGTATTATTTGTTGTAAAAGAAGAAAGATACTTATGTGATGTTATGGAAACAAATGACTTTAAGAGTACGTTTGAACAATTCTTAAGCCAATATGTAAAATAGAAATAAGTCTTTTAAAAAAAGAATCAAAAGCAACAAAAATAGAAGCTTGAAAATAGAACGGGGATCATTTCCCCGCTCTATTTTTAAAGCTAATACAAACATAAATTATAGTTTTTCAGATTTTTTGTAGGGCCCCTAGGAGATCCTACTCTTTTTATTTTGGTAAAATATTTACTTATAATATATGTTTAGTATAAGTTTTGAAAGCAGATGAACTCTTTGTAAATAACTTAATCCATATTCATTGCTGATGACTTTTGAATCACCCCACGCTAGATAAATACTCCAACTTATATTTAAAGTCCAGGTCCTTCCTTTCGATAATTTAGTTAGGATATTACTTTTTTTTATTTTGAAAAAAACAATAAAATATATATGTTATAATTATTTTAGAAAACAAGGAGGAAATACATCATGTATTTTAAAGATAGTAAAGGATTTCCAAAAGACTTCTTATGGGGTAGTGCTTCTGCTGCATATCAAGTCGAAGGTGCTTGGTTGAGTGATGGAAAAGGTAAATCTAATTGGGATGAATTTGTACGTATTCCAGGAAAAACATTTAAAGAAACAACAGGTGATATTGCAGTAGATCATTATCATCGTTATATGGAAGATGTTGCTTTAATGGCAGAAATGGGATTAAAGACATATCGTTTTTCAATTGCTTGGTCAAGAATTTATCCAAATGGGAATGGCGAAGTAAATGAAAAAGGAATTGAATTTTATAATAACTTAATTAATGAATGTATCAAACATAATGTAGAACCAATGGTTACTATTTATCATTGGGATTTACCACAAGCTTTAGAAGAACAATATGGTGGTTGGGAAGATAGAAAAATTGTAGATGATTATGTAAACTATGCAACTACTTTATTTAAATGTTTTGGAGATAGAGTAAAATATTGGATTACAATGAATGAACAAAATATATTTACTGTACACGGATGGTTACAAGGAATGCATCCACCAGGTAAAGTAAATGAAATGAAAACATTCTATCAAGTAAATCATCACGCTAATATTGCACATGCAAAAAGTGTAAAAGCATTAAAAGAAATGTACCCTAATGCACATGTAGGAGCAAGTTTTGCGTATGGGCCAAGTTACGCTATTGATTGTCATCCAATCAATGCAATGGCAAAAGCTGACTTTGATGACTTACAAAACTACTTCTGGATGGATGTTTATGCTTATGGACGTTATCCACGTAGTGCGATGATGTATTTAGATTCTATCGGTGTAGCTCCTCAATTTGAGGAAGGTGATCAAGAAATCATGGTTGAAGCTAGTAAACTGATTGATTTTATGGGTGTAAACTACTATCAAACATCTGTTATCGAATATAATCCATTAGATGGTGTAACTTCAACTTACGAAATGAATAATACTGGTAAAAAAGGAACATCAAAAGTACAAGGAGTTCCTGGTTTATATAAACGTCCAGCTAATCCATATCTAGAAACAACAGATTGGGATTGGTCAATTGATCCAATGGGTCTAAGAATGTGTTGTCGTGAAATTACAAGTCGTTATGATTTACCGATTGTTATTTCAGAAAATGGATTAGGTGCATTTGATAAACTGGAAGATGGAAAAATTCATGATGATTATCGTATTGCTTATTTAAAAGCACATATTGAAGAATTAAAGAAAGCGGTTGATGATGGATGTCGTGTGATTGCTTATTGTACATGGTCATATACTGACTTATTAAGTTGGGTAAATGGATATCAAAAACGTTATGGTTTTGTGTATATTGATCGTGAAGAAACAGAGCATGAAGGGACCCTAAACCGCTATAAAAAAGACTCATATTACTGGTATCAAAAAGTAATTGCAACAAATGGAGAAGAATTATAAAAAATAGATTGCTTAGTGCAATCTATTTTTTTCTTATTTTTTAAAGGAAAAGAAAAATAGTAGTAAAAAGACAATTATTTTTTGTGAAGAAGAGGTTTTTATTTGAAATAAAAACGTGTATAATAGAAAAAAGGAGTCGTCATGAAAAAAGAATTATACGAAGAATTTGATATTTTATATAACTTAATTACTTATGTCAATACATCATATAGTCAAGATATGTATTATAGTATTTGTTATCATATCTTACAAAATATAGAAGAAATACCAAGCATTAATATTAACGAATTAGCAGAGATGTGTTATACATCACCAGCGACTATTTCAAGATTTTGTAAGGCATTGAAATGTGAAAACTTTGCACAATTCAAACAACAAGTACGAGCAGGATTAAAAATAGCCACTCAAGAAATACGTTTACCCGCAGAAGATTTGGTAAATATTCATATGGATTCCAATAACTGTGTAGACTTAGTATATGATTTAGCAATTCAATCATTACAAGAAAGTAAAGAAAATATATCGATTCATCAAATAGACCAACTATGTGATATTATTTATGAATCAAAGAAGTTACACTTCTTTGGATTTCAATTTAATAAAATATTGGCTTCTGATATTCAATTAAAACTATTAAAATTAGGGAAATTTTCTTATGCTTTTAGTGATCGAGGAGACGATAGTCAACGTTTAGAATTATTAGATGAAACAAGTGTTGCTATTGTAATAAGCGCTAGAGCTAGAAATAATCCAATCGGGCATCTTATTGCTGCTATTAAAGCAAGAGGAGCTACTGTTATTTTAATAACATTGAATAAAGAGACACCTTTGATAGAAGAATGTGATAAAGCGTTTATTGTTCATGGCTATGAAAGCACGTTTAGTGAATCATCAACAGTAGGAACAACAACGTTAAAAACGTACATGGATTTATTATATGTACGATATGGGATACTATATCCAAGAAGATAGGAGGAGAGAAATGTACAGTTTTACAAATGATTATAGTGAGGGAGCACATCCTAGAATATTAGAAGCATTGGTCCAAACAAACAACCAACAAACAGCAGGGTATGGTACGGATCAATATTGCAAAGCAGCATCCGATAAGTTAAAAGAACTTATTGATAAACAAGATGTTGATGTTCATTTTATTCCAGGAGGAACACACACGAATTTGATTTTAATCTCATCGGCTTTAAAAGCACACCAAGCAGTCATGGCGGTAGATAGTGGACATATTTTTGTTCATGAAACTGGAGCAATTGAAGCAACAGGCCATAAGGTGTTAACAAGACCACACAATAATGGGAAATTGAGTCTAGAGATGATTGAATCTATGATGGCAGAACATACTGACGAACATATGGTTCAACCCAAAATGGTGTATATCTCACAAACAACAGAATTTGGAACTGTTTATACACTACAAGAGATAAAAGAAATATCTGCATACTGTAAAGAACATGATCTATTTTTCTTTATAGATGGAGCAAGATTAGGAAGTGCCCTAGTCGTTGAGGGAGCACCAAGTTTAAAAGAGATGGCAATGTATAGTGATGCTTTCTATATTGGTGGTACTAAAATGGGAGCTCTATTTGGA from Tannockella kyphosi harbors:
- the rpsM gene encoding 30S ribosomal protein S13; translation: MARIAGVDIPRDKRVVISLTYVYGIGKPSAQEILAKVGISEDVRVKDLTEDEITKIRKEVENFKVEGDLRREVALNIKRLMEIGSYRGIRHRRGLPVRGQKTKTNARTRKGKAKPIAGKKK
- the truA gene encoding tRNA pseudouridine(38-40) synthase TruA, whose product is MKRVKCIVSYDGSKFHGFQVQDKYRTIQGEIHKALKNICQEEIIIHGSGRTDAKVHGTKQVFHFDTNKDFPEEQWKKAINHFLPNDIYIIDSIYINEEFHSRYSAIKKEYHYKLSMNEYSPIDTNYIYQYNRSLDIDKMKEAASIFIGTHNFASYCSYDQYGNTIRTLYSLEIEEVEGIVTFKLIGNGFRRYMVRHIVGGIIQVGANRKTIDDLSRMLESAGKEKCLHKAKPQGLYLHEVTYEEK
- a CDS encoding energy-coupling factor transporter ATPase; protein product: MSNIIEIKDLCFEYSKGHKTLDNISFNVKKGDYVAILGHNGSGKSTIAKLLIGLLEANSGQIIVDNLPLNLDNLYQIRDRIGIVFQNPDNQFIGATVQDDIAFGLENTCVPTEDMQPIINEFASKVGMQDFLLHEPTKLSGGQKQRVAIAGVLAMNPKIIILDEATSMLDPIGKREINTLVNKLNKQEETTIISITHDIEEAKNASHVILLHDGHIIDCGNPKDILTNQERMQQLALDIPFALKISRGLKDVLENKEIQDIDQLAEELCQLYLNK
- a CDS encoding alpha/beta hydrolase, with the protein product MEKNKKIIAGITTASLLAVGGTYAYSTFVDQATKKILYRHHRDDDTNQRLEIDFGAKTFYIKNNMSIRLRGLLIEEKEATKTLLVLHPFGLDAKSMAMYVPFFKNKLPGCNILMVDSRAHGQSDGYIRGLGVNDVDDLVVWNEYILNTFGKDHQIILYGKEVGAATILLASSRQLLKNVVAIISDGCFTSGYDLISYRIEKDYKMPAFPCTRLIRRKIQRQAKINIKENIPEYVKHNDIPTIYFHSFHDEFVPLEYVYPLYNANRGEKVLFVVKEERYLCDVMETNDFKSTFEQFLSQYVK
- a CDS encoding DNA-directed RNA polymerase subunit alpha, whose amino-acid sequence is MQKFEKANFNIATYDESNNYGKFVIEPLERGFGTTLGNSLRRVLLSSLPGSAVYAIKIQGAIHEFSSVEGVVEDVTSIILNLKKLVFDVDGESSATMIIDCKGPCVVTGKDIQCPSEVTMISNDLVIAHVAEGAHLYMELFAKKDRGYISADQNKKDINTIGMIPTDSIYSPIEKVSYFVEPTRVGESAKYDQLTLEIETNGSLKPFEAISLAAKILVEHLNMFVELTDIAMNMEVMSEVQNDTTNKVLDMTIEELDFSVRSYNCLKRAGIQTVQDLASKSEDDMIKVRNLGKKSLKEVKDKLIELGLGFKPID
- a CDS encoding MurR/RpiR family transcriptional regulator, which encodes MKKELYEEFDILYNLITYVNTSYSQDMYYSICYHILQNIEEIPSININELAEMCYTSPATISRFCKALKCENFAQFKQQVRAGLKIATQEIRLPAEDLVNIHMDSNNCVDLVYDLAIQSLQESKENISIHQIDQLCDIIYESKKLHFFGFQFNKILASDIQLKLLKLGKFSYAFSDRGDDSQRLELLDETSVAIVISARARNNPIGHLIAAIKARGATVILITLNKETPLIEECDKAFIVHGYESTFSESSTVGTTTLKTYMDLLYVRYGILYPRR
- the rpsK gene encoding 30S ribosomal protein S11, whose translation is MAKVKQTRGKKRAKKNIAKGMAHIHSTFNNTIVTITDEHGNVLTWSSAGALGFKGSRKSTPFAAQMASEAAAKASMEHGVKSVEVNVKGPGPGREAAVRALQAAGLEVTAINDVTPIPHNGCRPPKRPRG
- a CDS encoding energy-coupling factor transporter transmembrane component T family protein, translating into MDNITFGKYLPGNSFIHRLDPRLKLIVLMLYLVTIFFNIGYIGYAFLALFSAIVIGISKIPLKFILKAMKPMLFMMVFLLFFNVLLLKTGDLVITILGIGIYTGALIQTSYIVMRIVLILSLTTILTTTTKPLELTLAIESLFNPLKRFGFPSHELAMMISIALRFIPDLLEETQRIMKAQASRGVDFQEGTLSEKIRSIVSLIIPLFLSAFQRAEDLANAMESRNYNPEATRTRYKQLTWLTRDSVLLFLSTSYFLFLIIWRAF
- a CDS encoding energy-coupling factor transporter ATPase, whose amino-acid sequence is MPIIFEQVEHTYNRNSISAYHALKGVNLEIKPGSFSAIIGQTGSGKSTLIQHINALLLPHEGKVKVLEYTITKDEKPSVLKPLRQKAGLVFQFPEYQLFEETIEKDIIFGPMNFGVSKEEAIALAKEVIELVGLDQSYLQRSPFELSGGQKRRVAIAGILAMNPDILVLDEPTAGLDPQGTKEMMDLFQKIHQSGKTVVLVTHDMNHVLTYCDYVIVMNQGKVEKHDTVTKVFENQEYLESLGIDLPMITNLIIKLNKAGMNIDTSINNEEQLINALRGALHG
- a CDS encoding glycoside hydrolase family 1 protein, coding for MYFKDSKGFPKDFLWGSASAAYQVEGAWLSDGKGKSNWDEFVRIPGKTFKETTGDIAVDHYHRYMEDVALMAEMGLKTYRFSIAWSRIYPNGNGEVNEKGIEFYNNLINECIKHNVEPMVTIYHWDLPQALEEQYGGWEDRKIVDDYVNYATTLFKCFGDRVKYWITMNEQNIFTVHGWLQGMHPPGKVNEMKTFYQVNHHANIAHAKSVKALKEMYPNAHVGASFAYGPSYAIDCHPINAMAKADFDDLQNYFWMDVYAYGRYPRSAMMYLDSIGVAPQFEEGDQEIMVEASKLIDFMGVNYYQTSVIEYNPLDGVTSTYEMNNTGKKGTSKVQGVPGLYKRPANPYLETTDWDWSIDPMGLRMCCREITSRYDLPIVISENGLGAFDKLEDGKIHDDYRIAYLKAHIEELKKAVDDGCRVIAYCTWSYTDLLSWVNGYQKRYGFVYIDREETEHEGTLNRYKKDSYYWYQKVIATNGEEL
- a CDS encoding histidinol-phosphatase, translating into MKRNNFHTHVFRCGHAVGDEERMVQAAIENGLVELGFSCHIPMPRYRRHLLKGTIEERSINNIPSFIRKLILGGPNMRMPYSQRHIHLKEVQRVKEKYKDEIQIFQGFEAEYFEDYQDYYQELLDSNTVEYLILGHHFDRSSINERYYGRAILEDKDVLKYASQVVQALETNLYSYVCHPDLFMIGKRTWSPACQEATTQICKKAKELSIPLELNSGGIRRGLREIEGVVNYPYPYDEFWKIASEIGNDVVLGIDAHFPNNFKEENYQNLELFAKRFSLHVIENFTFRKGKSNK
- the rplQ gene encoding 50S ribosomal protein L17 codes for the protein MANNRKLGRTSDIRKSMLRSLATEVIMNGKLETTETRAKEVRSVVEELITLGKRGDLHARRQAAAVLHKAVDPTTGKTAVQVLFDDVAPKYKEVNGGYTRILKTYNRKGDNAPMAIIALV